Within Armatimonadia bacterium, the genomic segment CGCGGCCTGCCGAGGCATCTTTACCTCTCTTCCGGCGGTGCCAGGAAGGAACTGATCCTGTTACGCACGTGCTCCAGATCCCTCAACTCACACGCCCACACGACCAAAACGGACCAGCCCAGTTCGGCCAACTCACGCTGCACAACGGCATCTCGCAGTGCGTTCCTCTCGAGCTTCTGCCGCCAAAAGGTAGTGTTCGTGGAAGGCAGCTTGCTGCGGGAGCACCCCTCGTGTTGGTGCCAGA encodes:
- a CDS encoding very short patch repair endonuclease, whose amino-acid sequence is MTDTFAPEKRHEIMASVRNANTQPERVVRSIVHRMGYRFRLHVRGLPGCPDIVLPRHRKIIFVHGCFWHQHEGCSRSKLPSTNTTFWRQKLERNALRDAVVQRELAELGWSVLVVWACELRDLEHVRNRISSFLAPPEER